In a single window of the Littorina saxatilis isolate snail1 linkage group LG5, US_GU_Lsax_2.0, whole genome shotgun sequence genome:
- the LOC138966574 gene encoding protein wntless homolog: protein MAGVVLETLSTKKLTILFLTLFLGLIGFFLIGGLIAPAPYSTIISTPILCVDETGNMEQKKRAFIPRDTDACNSVQRLDDKEIDENKIEANQIVFSQWLPLPRNNRQLEMTPWFQTMNTVIDIKVEYDPRNELPKDRLPTIVLDTTLFVRNSQDNHTQWKEYAAAKVERSLDCKITEAEKKDPAGGYYNCDLLPFFELGSVFYNHYLINIRIPVIAKLKVNHDIGKIQDMQFITIFQNGGFTKVWFSLKTVLFPLTLSALVWFWHRILQLSRPANLLERTLFSLGVILSIMNFPLEWFTLWTDFPAMLLVNDIREGAFYAMLMSFWLIFTGEHMMDQVERNKLSAYWKHLTAVIIGCLALFIFDMSERGVQLSNPFFSIWASSVGTKLALGFIIIAGIVACVYFFFLSYMIFRVFRNISAKSTSLAQMSSVRRKFYSGLIFRFKFLMMTTLLCAALTVIFFIISHVSEGTWKWDEDGTSLEYSSAFLTGVYGMWNMYTIALLSLYAPSHKVTATAESLDGTREEEVQLTQVPSEASALSAMISKTTID, encoded by the exons ATGGCAGGTGTTGTGCTTGAAACTCTGAGTACAAAGAAGCTGACAATACTGTTTTTGACACTGTTTCTTGGACTGATCGGCTTCTTTTTAATCGGTGGCTTGATTG CTCCTGCCCCTTACAGTACCATAATATCTACACCAATCCTGTGTGTGGATGAAACGGGGAATATGGAACAGAAGAAGAGGGCCTTCATTCCTCGAGACACGGACGCATGCAACTCTGTGCAAAGGCTGGATGATAAAGAGATTGATGAAAATAAGATTGAAGCAAATCAGATAGTCTTCAGCCAGTGGCTGCCACTTCCGCGGAACAATCGGCAGTTGGAGATGACTCCCTGGTTTCAGACAATGAACACTGTCATTGACATCAAGGTGGAATACGACCCCAGAAATGAGCTAC CAAAAGACAGGCTGCCTACGATTGTGCTGGATACCACCCTGTTTGTGAGGAACAGTCAAGACAATCACACACAGTGGAAGGAGTATGCTGCTGCCAAGGTGGAACGTTCTTTGGACTGTAAAATTACTGAGGCTGAG AAGAAAGACCCTGCTGGCGGTTATTACAACTGTGATTTGCTGCCTTTCTTTGAACTTGGCAGCGTCTTTTATAACCACTATCTCATCAATATTCGCATTCCTGTCATTGCCAAACTGAAAGTCAACCATGATATCGGCAAAATCCAGGATATGCAGTTCATT ACCATTTTCCAAAATGGAGGCTTTACCAAGGTGTGGTTCTCGCTGAAGACAGTGTTATTTCCCCTGACTCTGTCTGCACTGGTCTGGTTCTGGCACAGAATTCTGCAACTCAGTCGACCTGCAAATCTTCTGGAGAG AACACTGTTTTCCTTGGGGGTTATCCTGTCCATCATGAACT TCCCGTTGGAATGGTTCACATTGTGGACTGACTTCCCTGCAATGCTGCTAGTCAACGACATTCGTGAGGGAGCTTTCTACGCAATGCTCATGTCCTTCTGGCTCATTTTCACCGGAGAACACATGATG GACCAGGTCGAAAGGAACAAGCTGTCTGCGTACTGGAAACATCTGACTGCTGTCATTATTGGCTGCCTGGCTCTCTTCATCTTTGATATGTCTGAGAG AGGTGTGCAGCTGTCGAATCCCTTCTTCAGCATCTGGGCTTCTTCTGTGGGAACAAAACTGGCT CTAGGCTTCATCATCATCGCTGGCATTGTTGCTTGTGTCTACTTCTTCTTCCTGAGCTACATGATTTTCCGTGTCTTCCGCAACATCAGCGCTAAGTCAACTTCCCTGGCGCAGATGAGCAGCGTCCGCCGAAAGTTCTACTCT GGTTTGATCTTCCGCTTCAAGTTCCTGATGATGACCACACTGCTGTGTGCCGCTCTGACCgtcatcttcttcatcatcagCCATGTCAGCGAGGGGACGTGGAAGTGGGACGAGGACGGCACCTCTCTGGAGTACAGCAGCGCTTTCCTCACTG GTGTGTACGGAATGTGGAACATGTACACTATTGCCCTCTTGTCTCTGTACGCTCCATCACACAAGGTCACAGCTACCGCAG